The nucleotide sequence GGTGAGGCAAGTGCCCCTGTATCTATGATTCTGGCTGGTGTACTGCTCAAGATGGGCGGCTACGGATTGATTCGTCTAAATTTAGAAATCTTCTCTGATGCTCATGTTTATTTTGCTCCGGTGCTGGTGATTTTAGGAGTAGTGAATATTATTTACGGTGGCTTTAATTCGTTTGCTCAGTCGAATATGAAACGCCGCTTAGCCTATTCGTCTGTTTCTCACATGGGTTTTGTGCTGCTAGGAATTGCTTCCTTTACCGACTTGGGAATTAGCGGCGCGATGTTACAGATGATTTCTCATGGTTTAATTGCTGCGGTGTTGTTCTTCTTGGCAGGTGTGACTTACGATCGCACTCATACCCTATCTTTAGATAATATGGGTGATATTGGTCGGGTAATGCCGAAAGTATTCGCTTTATTTACCGCCGCTTCTATGGCTTCTTTAGCACTCCCTGGAATGAGTGGTTTTGCCAGTGAATTATCGGTCTTTGTCGGTTTAACCAGTAGTGATGTTTACAGTTCTACTTTCCGATGTGTGACTCTGATTCTCGCCGCCGTAGGATTGATTCTGACACCCGTCTATCTGCTCTCGATGCTCAGAAAACTATTTTATGGCTCTGATGCTGCACCCACTTGCGTTTTGAGCGAAGATAGTTGGGATAGCTTGGGTAATGATCAACCCGTTTGCTTTGGAACTAACTGCGTTCTACCGGTTAATGCTAAATTTAGTGATGCTAAACCTCGGGAAGTCTTTATCGCGGCTTGCTTTCTGCTGTTGATTATCGGCATCGGTTTTTATCCTAAGCTGGCGACACAGATGTATGATGTGAAAACGGTAGCGGTCAATGCTGAACTACGCCAATCCTACACAGAAATCGCCTCCGTTAATCCCAACATTTATGCTAAAAACTTTTTATGGCCTCAAAATTTAGACTCTGAAGTGGCACCGGTTTTGGGAATTGTTAAATAACTTAATGAACTTTTCTAACAATTCGTTTAATCTTGGTCCTCATCAACTCCCCGTCAAGACAATTTCATCAAAGCGAGTCCCCATCTAAAGTTGTTATTTGGATGGGTTTCTCATTAGAAACACCGAACTGAAAATCATATTTTTAGGCTTTATTTAACAATGTTTATCAATTTTTGTATTGTAGCGTACTACCTTAACGGTAAAGATCGGGTACATTCAAAATAAGTATAAATTTATGTTGAATACCCACCCTAAACTAATTAGGTTAAACTCAGCGATTTGCTGAGCTAAATCCCTAAGCAAATAGGGAAATCAACCGACATACAAATAACCGTTTATCAGATAATATGTGCCGTCTAGTAGGCTATTTTGGCTCAACCATTTCCCTCGATCAACTTTTGTATAAACCAGAACATTCTCTAGTGGTACAGAGTTACAAACCTCGGGAGATGGTCACAGGATTACTGAATGCAGACGGTTTTGGCCTGGGTTGGTATCATCCCGAAAAAGAAGCCCAGCCCTACATCTATAAAAATCTTTTACCGATTTGGAACGATAATAATCTAGCTCATCTGAGTCGATACGTTGAAACAAAATGTACATTAGCCTATGTTCGAAGTGCTACCCCCCCTCTAGCGGTAGATTATAGTAACTGTCAACCATTTACTTACAAAAACCTTGTATTTATCCATAATGGCTTTATTCATAATTTTCGCTCCTCTCTCTATCGCCCAATTCGATATACATTAGAAGATACAGCTTATCAATTAATTTTAGGCAGTACAGATTCTGAACATATTTTTGCTTTAGTGGTGAATGAGTTAGAGAAAAATCCAGAAATTTCTTTAGAAACAGCCTTAAGAAACACCCTTGCTACTCTGACAGCTTTAGCTAAAACCCATAGTGTTTATTTTTCGGCTAACATTATCCTCAGTGACGGACAGCAGTTAGTCGCCTCTCGATACTCCAATCGTGCCCCCACTTCTACCTTATACTGGTTAAGGGATGACCCCCTTTACCCCGATGGGGTTATTATTGCTTCTGAGCCTTTATTTGAAGGAAATTGGCACAAAATTGCAGAAGGGAGTCTAATTACCGTTAAACAGAGTTTAGAAGTTCAAATTACACCTGTTTTTTAAGTCGCATTTTCAGGCCGCCCGAAGGAGCAAAAGTAATGCCTCGACGGATAGCTTTAGGAGGACGCTGAAAAGGCAATTCTAGATGAACCTGTGATAAAACGGTAGCTAATACCAATTTCATCTCAAACAGAGCAAAAGCATAGCCTAAACAGCGACGATGACCACCCCCAAAAGGTAAATATTCATAAGGGGAAAATTGTTTTTCTAAAAAGCGTTCGGGTTTAAATTGTTTAGGTTGAGGATAGATATCTTCTCGCTGATGAATTAAATAAATACAAGGCAAAAGAGCCGTTCCTGCTTCAAATTGATAACCCATAATTTCAAAAGGTTCTTTTAATTGACGACTCAAGAAAGGCACAACCGGATAAAGTCTTAAAGTTTCAGACACAACCGCATTAAGATAGGGCAGTTTATTAATAGCGTTGAAATCGGCATTTTCATCTAAAGAGTTTAATTCCGCTAAAAGTTTTTGATAAATTTCTGGACGATAATGAATCCAATAAAAAGCCCAAGCTAAAGTATTAGCCGTAGTTTCGTGACCCGCAAACAGCATTGTCATTAACTCGTCTTTGATTTCTGTATCACTCATGGGTTGACCTTCTTCGTCCTCTACACTCAGCAATAGACTCAAAATATCTTCCCCAAGAGAGTCAGGATTATGTCTTCTGCGCTCAATTTCACTCTGCAAAATTTCGTGAATGAGCCGCTTTTGCTCAACAAACTGTCCCCAAGGAGTCCAAGCACCAAAATCTTTTTGTAATACCGGAAAAAATAGGAAAAAAGCATTAAAAGGAGAGTTAAATATATTAAGCCAAGCAGTCAAAATTTTTTCTAATCGTGCATATCTTTCCCCCTCATCTAAACCAAAAACCGTTCGTAAGATGACTCGCAGAGAAATTTGTTGAGTGTAATCACGAATAGAAAAAGATTTACCTTCTTGCCATTGTGCCATCACTTCTTTAGTCACATCAACAATGGTCTGACCGTAACTTTTCATCCTCTCTCCATGAAAAGGAGGCATTAACAGTTTACGTCGTTTTTGGTGTTCGATTCCATCGAGCAAAACTAAAGAATTATCTCCTAATAAAACCCTGACTGCCAAAGAGCTTTGTTTTCCCACCTCAAACAGGCGAGGATTAGCGGTTAAAACTTTTTCAACGGCTTTGGGGTCACTCAAAGCGACAAAAGCAGGAAATAAGGACGATTTAGGAGTATAAAAAATGTCTCCATACTTTTGATAGTTTCTCTCTAGCGATCCAAACTGATCCATTAAGGCTAGAATTGTTTGTATGATCGCAGGGATTTTTGGCCCGTCGGGGAGTTTAGCAGCCGCTTGGGTTGAAATTACGCTAGTCATTATTAATCTTCCTGGTTTTTCAACAAAGATTTAATTACTAATTTCTCTTTTTTAAGAGATAGGTAGATTTCTTATCAGTATAAACAATTAAAACTCTCCTGTGAATGGTGGCAGTTTGATTGAGTCTTGGTTAAAGAAACCGATTGTTATATAGCATTTCTCATTTTAGTGAGGTACATAGTTTTTCGATTTTAGGGAACAGGGAACAGGGAACAGGGAACAGGGAACAGGGAACGGGGAACAGGTAATAAAAAATAAAATTGAGGTGTACCTCATTGGTTTGAGAAACGCTATATAATCAAAAAAGCTAAAATTCCCTTTACCTTCTTGAATTATCCGAAAAAATTGCTCGTCTCATCGGGAAAGGAGAGAAACTCAAGAACAATTACTCTCCCAGAGGCATCAAATAGATCATTTATCTTGACCATTGTTCACCAACTAATAACCAATCGCTAATGATTACTATTGAATTAACTCAAGACTGCTTAGAAAAATTAGATTTGTCTCCAGTGACAACAGTAGTAGAAAAACTTTTACAAGAGGGAACCATTGCTTCCCAAGAGCAACAACTGAGTTTTGAAATTAATTATCCCCGAGAGGCGGCTGATCCTCGAGAACTTTCGGAAATTCCCGCAATAAGATTGTGGTTTGTGCGGTTGGATTCCGTTTATCCTTGGATTCCCTTTTTATTGGCTTGGAAAAGCGGCGAATTAGCCCGTTATACCGCTATGTTAGTGCCCCATCAATTCAGCCGCACAGAAGGCATTCAATATAATCCAGAAGCCCTAGAAATTTTTGTGATGCACAAAATTTTTATTCTTCATGATTGGTTAAACAAACAAAATATGCCAGCACTCTATCGCCTTAAATCAATGGCGCAGATTTTTGGTTATGAGTTAGATGATAATTTTTTTCAATTAATTCAATAGTCAATAGTGATTAGTAGGGTTTGCGCTCATTAGTCAGAGCGTTTTTTCCCTTTTCCTATTCCCCTTTTTGATAAATCACCAAATTATCCCGATGAATTACCGTTTCTTCTCCCACATATCCCAAAAGCAAAGGAATTTTATCAGAGTGATAACCTTTGATCTTTTCAATTTCTGCACTACTGTAATTAACTAATCCTCTGGCAATTTCTTTTCCTTGTTGATCGCATAACAAAACCGCCTCAGAATCGAGAAACTCTCCTTCAACCTGAGTAATGCCGGCGGGTAAAAGGGATTTACCCCCCTGACAAATGGCTTTAACTGCCCCGGCATCGAGAAATAATTTTCCCATCGGCAGTAACCCGTAAGCGATCCAACGTTTACGAGCGTTTTCA is from Gloeothece verrucosa PCC 7822 and encodes:
- a CDS encoding NAD(P)H-quinone oxidoreductase subunit 4, whose amino-acid sequence is MILDQFPWLSTIVLLPLVASLFIPLLPDKEGKSVRLYALAVGIADFVLMCYVFWNHYDLSNSSFQLVESYAWMPQIGLNWSVSVDGLSMPLVLLAGLVTTLSILAAWQVNLKPRLFYFLILVLYSAQIGVFVAQDLLLLFIMWELELIPVYLLVNIWGGQKRRYAATKFLLYTAAASVFILVAALGMALYGGEQMTFDIVALGMKDYPLSLELVLYAGLLIAFGTKLAVFPLHTWLPDAHGEASAPVSMILAGVLLKMGGYGLIRLNLEIFSDAHVYFAPVLVILGVVNIIYGGFNSFAQSNMKRRLAYSSVSHMGFVLLGIASFTDLGISGAMLQMISHGLIAAVLFFLAGVTYDRTHTLSLDNMGDIGRVMPKVFALFTAASMASLALPGMSGFASELSVFVGLTSSDVYSSTFRCVTLILAAVGLILTPVYLLSMLRKLFYGSDAAPTCVLSEDSWDSLGNDQPVCFGTNCVLPVNAKFSDAKPREVFIAACFLLLIIGIGFYPKLATQMYDVKTVAVNAELRQSYTEIASVNPNIYAKNFLWPQNLDSEVAPVLGIVK
- the egtC gene encoding ergothioneine biosynthesis protein EgtC, giving the protein MCRLVGYFGSTISLDQLLYKPEHSLVVQSYKPREMVTGLLNADGFGLGWYHPEKEAQPYIYKNLLPIWNDNNLAHLSRYVETKCTLAYVRSATPPLAVDYSNCQPFTYKNLVFIHNGFIHNFRSSLYRPIRYTLEDTAYQLILGSTDSEHIFALVVNELEKNPEISLETALRNTLATLTALAKTHSVYFSANIILSDGQQLVASRYSNRAPTSTLYWLRDDPLYPDGVIIASEPLFEGNWHKIAEGSLITVKQSLEVQITPVF
- a CDS encoding cytochrome P450; translation: MTSVISTQAAAKLPDGPKIPAIIQTILALMDQFGSLERNYQKYGDIFYTPKSSLFPAFVALSDPKAVEKVLTANPRLFEVGKQSSLAVRVLLGDNSLVLLDGIEHQKRRKLLMPPFHGERMKSYGQTIVDVTKEVMAQWQEGKSFSIRDYTQQISLRVILRTVFGLDEGERYARLEKILTAWLNIFNSPFNAFFLFFPVLQKDFGAWTPWGQFVEQKRLIHEILQSEIERRRHNPDSLGEDILSLLLSVEDEEGQPMSDTEIKDELMTMLFAGHETTANTLAWAFYWIHYRPEIYQKLLAELNSLDENADFNAINKLPYLNAVVSETLRLYPVVPFLSRQLKEPFEIMGYQFEAGTALLPCIYLIHQREDIYPQPKQFKPERFLEKQFSPYEYLPFGGGHRRCLGYAFALFEMKLVLATVLSQVHLELPFQRPPKAIRRGITFAPSGGLKMRLKKQV
- a CDS encoding CRR6 family NdhI maturation factor, encoding MITIELTQDCLEKLDLSPVTTVVEKLLQEGTIASQEQQLSFEINYPREAADPRELSEIPAIRLWFVRLDSVYPWIPFLLAWKSGELARYTAMLVPHQFSRTEGIQYNPEALEIFVMHKIFILHDWLNKQNMPALYRLKSMAQIFGYELDDNFFQLIQ